DNA sequence from the Lycium barbarum isolate Lr01 chromosome 5, ASM1917538v2, whole genome shotgun sequence genome:
TCCTTTGTACAATGAAATATACTCCTATAAATTAAGTAAATGTAAGAGAGTAATACTTTCTTTTCCAGAAGATAGTTTTACCAAAAAAACCAATGTACAAAATTAGCACCAACAAGTCTGTCCATAAGGAATTGGTAACTCTCTGCAATCAGTTTTTCTTTGCAGCAACCTTAAATTTGAACAAAATGTTGAAATCAGTCTTTTACTAGAACAATAACATCTGCATTTGTCCCCACACGAACAAATAGTATCTGATGTGGCTAAATAATGCCAGTTCCCTGAAAATAATATTATGACACTTTATAAGAAAAATCTATGCTCACTGCTAATGGTACCCGTAACCGGAGCAACTTCCTAGCAACTCCCAATGCTTCTATAGGTTCAAGTTGTGGAGCATCCTCGATGCTCATTGTCGCAAGTGAAGGCGAGCTAAAGAAGGAACCGGATAAACTCAAACTCGGGAACGAAACTTGAGATATTAGTTAACTTGACCAGATGAAGTTTGCCAAGGGGAAATTTTGTGCAGTTTAGGAGTTTTAGATAACCTGACACTTGCTCTTGGTTTAGCTCGACCGTAGAAGCCTACATGGAAACATAACAGAAGCCTAACAAGTGCTTACtcatttcattttttattttttttgaaaccaTAAATTAGATGGAATTACGACTTACCTCAATATGAAGTTCGTGCAAATTCGAAGCACTTCTAATCAAGCAGACAACAGCAGAGATCTCATCAAAGTTCATAAAGTTTACACCTTTGAGTTCAATAATATTTAGAGAGTCTAGCGATGTCGATAGAATAGGCAGAACTGGAGGTTCAGCTAGGAGCTGAAAAAAATGATATGCGAAAACACATTTTCATTAGattaaataaaatgaaaatagAGAAATGTATAAGTAATTTCAGTAGGTACTAACCTGTAGAAACTTTCCATTTAGACGAAGTATTTCAACTCTAGACAAGCCATCCACAATGTTAACCAAACCAAATTTTGGATTGCCTTCCAGGCCTATTACAACTTTGTCCAGAGTAACAGAAACTTCAGTCAAGTTAGGAGCATTTTCTAAGGAGATTGATTTGAAATCATCATCGACCTTGACGAACAACTGCTGGAGTTTAGAACCACCTATATTAAAATAATGAACACCAGAACACCCGTGTAACACTAGCCTTTGAAGAACGGGGCAGCTGGAGAGAAAACTTTCAAAACAGTCGTTTACAAAATGAACACCAAAAAGCTCTAATTGGTCAAGATATAGGAAGCCTTTAAACTCTGGTTGTGCAGGCGAAAAATGAAAATTACGAAGCTTCAAATATGTCAAGTCCAGACAAGAAAAGAAATACGGAGGTAACTTATGACCCACAGTTTGCTTCTTGTATCCTAAGGCTAATTTCTTGATAGTTTTCTGAGATAATTTTCGAATCCATTTGTTAATATTAGGAACTCTTGTTGATTTGAAATTAGGAACAAATACTTTAAATTTCTCTATTCGACCAGGATGAAACATAAGAAACCTGGTGACAATTTCGTCCAATTGGTACTTGAGCTCGAGCTCAAGTTCATGTAATATACAAATTTTCTTCTGGGCAGCGGCAAAGTTTAGAAGTTCTTTGCAGAATTGGTCATCAAAAACCAACTCGGGAATGGTTGAGCAGTACAACGTCCACTTCTTTGACAGAtcgcactacaagaaaaaatatatttggcaacaaaaaaaattttgttgccatagattgtttattgttgcaaaaagtatttttgacaacaaaaaaaaaaattgttgcatgaaTTTTTCCCAACGGccgttattgcaacaacgtgcaacaacttttttttttgttgccaaaagtaatttttgcaacaataatcaatactatggcaacaaaattaaattctttggcaacaaaaaaaacatttgccaacaataaaactaagttgttgccaaatataaaaaaaattgttgcgatttctatactttcttgtattGAGAACACTCGTTCTTACAGCTTCACGAATAGGCATTTTCCCTAAAATGCAATCTATTACATGCCTTGGCAAGTCACTGATTATATCTTCACCAGCAATTGATTTCGCGCTTGTGTCTGATTCATTTATTTTGACACGTTTTGGAGACATATCTTCATATGAATGAGAACAAAATACACCAACGTAATCAGCTCTATTTTTTCACATATGAAATAAATACAAAAGAAAAACACGGAATAAAAATACAATAGATACCAAATAAAACAGCATGATCAACAAAAAGTTTCATGCATTCTCTAAGACATAAAGAGACTATTATGTCTCAAATAgggaaaaaaaaacataaaaaagggCAAAAGGAAAGCATGactgtagaaactatacaatcttgacttatttcattcattcaccaagagagaatatatataagatacaatcttgaaccctagtgaaacaaggaaactaagatcctagtgaaacaaggaaactaactaatatatggtaattatctccctacaaatatgctaccaaataatatcaaataatataaagatattatatcgcaataccccccctcaagttggagcatgagaatcaaaaatgcccaacttggaaagcaagaagtcaaactgagttttgccgagagctttggtaaaaatgtctgccaattgtgaagatgttgaaacgtgtgacggagaaatcaaaccttcattaattgcatcacgaacaaagtgacaatctacctcaatgtgctttgttcgttcatggaaaaccggattttttgcgatgtgcaaagcggactgactatcacaaaacaatttgatcgccttgggatgttgtatacctaaactcaacaacatacctctcagccacttcaactcacaagtgaccgcagccatggacctatattcagcctctgcagaagatctagaaactgtgtgctgcttctttgtcttccaagagatgggagattgacctagaaatactagtcaacctgtcaacgaacgacgagtaagcgaacaagccgcccaatcagaatcacaccatccctgcaaagtcaactcactgtcggcacgtaacaaaataccATGTCCTGGTGTGActttcaaataacggaccactcgtaaggccgcttcctaatgttcaatccggggttcttgcatgaattgagacaaaatatgaacagaatatgccaagtccggtcgagtgacccccaaataaatcaaacgcccgactaatctacggtagacctccggatccgacaacaaatctccatttgcaaggacaagtttatgattttgctcaatagggaacccacttggctttgcacctaacaatcctgcttcagagataatatcaagagtgttgacacccaattttgtccctcctttatttcaatttatttattggAACTTCTAAATtcattgacgagctaaacactttattttcactattattaattttcactattttactatctaacattactagtattactttatcacaaattttaaatggttcgtcatcattttattttcggatttttgtattcgttaaattaattatactttatcaagtcttttatttttctacatattaatcattaattaacataatataagtgtactagttattaaattagaagcccaagaataattaagatggaggaggaaggatcaacaatttcagCCCAAATAAATGACCCAAATTATCAGCCTatactctaattaattcaaccaaCCCACATTTTTCCTACCCGGCCAAAATTATcagacccggtccagcccacttATTTTACCCTAAATACCTaattctctctctttctcttcttctttccgCCTCTTtcatctctctctttcttttccccttttcctccgcctcatctccctcgtcttactcaccccaccaccgccgctcctcttcccttttccccactCCCTTCCTTCATCATTCCTTACCCCACACCGCTCCTCTCCTCCACTCATCGCCGCACCCCGCTCCCACACTCCACTCACTGCCGCTACCCCACTCTCCACTCACCGCCACTCCAATACGCTCCTCCATTTTTTCCCATAAAAAAGGGAGGGGATTCAGTGTTTTGGGAGAGACCCACCATCTTCCAAATTTGATTttctttccggtgaactttagccgggaATTACTCAACGTTttcagagattttttttttatcagtaGCCTACTCCAAACTTCATACCATTTGATAAATCATTTTCACCCGTTCTTAAACATTTTCTCACACGAAAACTTTCGGATTCGTTTCGAACTGGGATTCGAATCTGTTCGAGTGTAAATCTGTGGATCGAGCCTAGTTCactgcactcgaagaaggtaaaCGATCTTTCTTTAAGTAGTTTAATTTCAGTTTAGTAGGTTAAGAAGTAGTTACATGTTCACGCCTCCTTGTTTCATTGGGTTGAATCTTAGTTTATGACTTGTAGTATCGAGCATGTTCAGGATTGGTTGGTTTGATTTTGGTTCTAATGATGTTTGTATGATTGTGTCTTAATTTAGTTCGGGTTTTGCAGTTTAGAAGTTGACAGAATCTATTTGTTTAGGTCATAATTTTTGTTTAGTTTAATTTCAGTTTTGTTGGCGTTTAGATGTTCGTACGAGTTTACTTggggatgattatgatgatggtgTTTGATCTCTAATTTGACATAGTCATGTTTGTTTGGACCTGTTTAGATTAGTTTAGTCATTTGCTGGTTTTCGTTTAAGGTGATTTTGGTGTTTAAAGTCAGTGTATTCTTCAATCAAACTCATGTTGATTCAATTCATGTAACTTGATATCTATGTACGTGTGTGATCATCGCTTTGTGCTTTACCCAACACTGTTTACTTCCCTGCCCTCTTGAATCTGTGCGTGTTAGTCTTTCCCTGCAAATTTGAATAATATGAGACTATGTTATCATTCCACATGTTTAACTCTTAATCAAAGTctgaaaatgtcaaaaaaaagaaaTAATACTAATCCTGCTTACCTAAATGTTTTGCCTAACTGTTGGCATCTCAGCAGCTTTATCTCGAATAGCCTTTCTTAGTCTTCTCATCTGAATTGCCTGGGATTACTTATTTGCGTGTCTATGTTCTAAAACTGCTTAACCACTGCTTTGTTGTCACACTTAGATTATGCTTAAACCTCTGCATTATAGTAGTTGTCGAATCCATGAAGTCAACAATTCATTTGTCTGATCTCAGAGTCTGTCAACTTGACCTAGCAGCATGCACATATTCGAAACAAGTTTGATACCTTGGCTTTTTCCTAGTCAAAACCAGAATGATTCTTATCCTAGTGTGCAAGTATGATAGTATATGTCATCTACCATAATTCATGTATAAACTCTATAAGTGCAATTGTGTTCAATTAAGTTAGTACCCCCTTGATACTGTTTCTGTTAGTTGAAATACCAGGCATCTCCATTTATGGTTTGTCACTGCCTCATGCTTGCTTTTGCATAACCCCTCCCCTCCAAACATGCTGTAACTTGCCTGTTTTCTTTCATCTTGGCTGCTGCATACCCATGCTACTCTGTGCCACTGTTTCCTTCTAACTTTTGCATGACACTCCTGCTCCTTTTTTGACTTATTTTCTTGTGTGCTTTCTCCTCTCCTGTTTCTTATCCTAGTTAAAACACTC
Encoded proteins:
- the LOC132642826 gene encoding F-box/FBD/LRR-repeat protein At1g13570-like, with product MFHPGRIEKFKVFVPNFKSTRVPNINKWIRKLSQKTIKKLALGYKKQTVGHKLPPYFFSCLDLTYLKLRNFHFSPAQPEFKGFLYLDQLELFGVHFVNDCFESFLSSCPVLQRLVLHGCSGVHYFNIGGSKLQQLFVKVDDDFKSISLENAPNLTEVSVTLDKVVIGLEGNPKFGLVNIVDGLSRVEILRLNGKFLQLLAEPPVLPILSTSLDSLNIIELKGVNFMNFDEISAVVCLIRSASNLHELHIEASTVELNQEQVSGYLKLLNCTKFPLGKLHLVKLTNISSFVPEFEFIRFLL